Part of the Cryptosporangium arvum DSM 44712 genome, GACCCCCCCGTTGGGCCCGGGGGGCGACGGCGAGCAGCGCCCAGAGCCCGGCGAAGACCAGGTAGGCCGTCGTTCGCCGGAACTCGGTGAGCACGAAGTCGTCCGGCGCGTCGGAGATCCGGAGCGATCCGTCGACGAAAGCCCCCAGGGTGGCGACCGCGCGGACCGCGAGCAGGATGCGGCCGATTCGATCGGCGGCGGGGAGAGGAAGGTCGGTAGTCACCCGACCACCCGGTCCGCGCCGGCCGGGCCAACGCGTCGGTGACGCCTACGTGTCTTCCGGCCCGTCGAGCCGAGGATAGGTGGGTTTCGCCTAAGCGAAGCGGACTCGCCCTCTTCCACAATGGGCTGAGCCCTGTCCGCCCGACCTCTGGGATCTTCATGAACGACATGCCGACCGTCGACGAGACGGCCCCGGTGATCAGCCGGCACGAGCTGACGACCCCCGCATCGGCGGAGGACGTCTGGCGCGTGCTCACCGACATCGACTCGTGGACGACGTGGCTCCCCGACATCTCGCACGCCGGTCTCGAGACCCCGGGCCCGCTCGCCGAGGGCTCGGTCTTCCGATGGGTGGCACCCGGCCGGGACGTCGTCTCGACGGTCGTGCTGGCGCGCCCGTTCGAGCGGCTGGTCTGGACCGGCCAGGTCAACGGCCCCGGCGGCATCTCCGGCGTCTCCGCCTGGACGTTCACGCCCGGCGGTGACGGTCTGCTCGTGTCCGCCGCGGAGTCCCTCGCGGGTCCGCCCGCCGAGGCGGCCGCGGAGCAGATCCAGCCCGCTCTCGACGAGGGCCTCGCCCGCTGGATGCGTTTCCTGCTGAACGCCGCCGAAGCGAAGTAGAGCGCGATGGTTCACCGGGCCGCGGGCCCGGTGAACCACAGGGCCCGGCCCAGCAGCACGAAGCCGATGAGGAACGGGTAGAGGATTCCCCGTTCGGCCAGTCCGATGAGGATTCCGGCGCCGGAGCCGAGGACGACCGCGAAGGCGATGATCGAGACCAGCCCGACCACCCCGAGGCCCACCAGCACGCGGCCCAGCCGACGGGAGACGCCGAGGTACCGGTACGAGCGCCCCAGCAGCACCGACAGCACGTTGCCGGCGACGAAGGCCAGCATCGCCCCGAGCCCGTGGTAGTCGGTCGTGCCGTCGTCGCCGGATCCCGGGTACAGGCCCACGAGGACGCCACCGACGCCGAGCGCCGCGCCGAGCCCGACCACGACCCGGCGGCGCCGCGGCGGCAGGCCCCGCAGCAGCACCACGCCGGCCAGCGCGGCCAGCCCGAACAGCACGAAGCCGGTGTTCATCACCCACGCCAGCGGCGAGTACATGAACTGGCCGAACACGGTGGCCGGGCCGTGGACCCCCAGGTTGCTGACGAAGTGGTGCGTGTAGCTGTACGGCGGGTCCGACCACGCCGCCGCCGCGACGAACTCGGCGGTGAAGAACACCGCGCTGCTGGCGGCGAGTGCCGCCGCGGCCCGGCGGTTCACGACTGCTCCCGAGCCTGTACCGATGATGCCGATCATGAGGTCTCCTGCACGGAGTCGGAGGAACGAACCGTGCAGAAGACTGCGGGGGACGGCTGTCAGCGGGCTCTCACGGCGCTAACACGGACGCCGGGGCGGTGAGAGCAACCGGTCCAGTGCGCCGCGGGCGTCGGTGCCGGGCCGGGCCGTCAGCACCACGATCCGCAGGTCGCTGTCCTGGATCGGAAGGATGTTGGCGTCCAGCGCGATCTCGCCCACCTCCGGATGCACCGCGACCTTGTGCGCGCTCTCGTGCGCCGCGACGACCGGCCGCGCCCACAGCTCGCGGAACCGCGCGGTGCGGTCGAGCCGCTCGATCAGCGCCGCCACGTCGGGGTCGCCCGGGTAGCGACCGGCGGTGGTGCGGAGGTCGGCGACCAGGGAGCGCTCGAACCAGTCCCGTTCCGCCGCGCTCTGGCGGACCCGCGGGTTGAGCCCTTCGAACTGGATGATCATCGCGTTGCGGTCGGCGGCCGGCGCCTCGGACGGGTCGCCCCACACCGCCGTGAACAGCGGGTTCCAGTGCAGCAGCTGCCAGGTGGCGTCGTGGACCGACAGCGGGTGGGCGTCCAGCTGGTCGACGACGCGGCGCACGCTCGCCGGGATCAGCCGGGGGACGCGGTCCGGGCCGACGACGTGGCCGGCCAGCCGTAGCAGGTGCGCCTGTTCGGTGTCCGACAGCTGCAACGCGCGTGCCAGGGCCAGGCAGACCTGAGCCGAGGGAGTGGCCCCCCGGCCCTGCTCCAGCTGCGCGACGTACTCGGCCGAGATCCCGGCCAGCGTCGCGAGCTCGCCGCGGCGCAGGCCCGTGACGCGGCGCGCCGCGTGCCGATCGACGCCGAGCGTCGCCGGGTCCGTCCGGTCGCGCCAGGCCCGGAGCGCGACGCCGAAGATGCTCCGCCCTTCCCGGGTAGTACTTCCGGTACGCGCATGATCCATGGCTCCCTCTCCGAGGCCTCGGTGTTCCAGCATCGACGGATGTTCACAGTGACCCGGATGAACCACATCGGTGTGCCCGTCAGCGACCTCGACCGATCGGTGCGATGGTACGAGGACGTGCTGGGCATCGCCGCGAACGGCGTGACGATCTCGGCCGACAACGCCGCGCTCGGCGCCGTGCTGGAGGTCGAGAACCCGGCGATGCGCGCGGCGTTCTCGCTCGCCGGTGACAACGTGCTGCTCGAGCTGATCCAGTACGACCGTCCGACCCCGAAGCCGTTCACCGGCCGCAACTGTGACGTCGGCATGATGCACCTCTGTTTCGAGGTCGACGACCTGGACGCCGCGGTGCGTGACCTGAAAGAACGCGGTGTCCACCTCAACGCGGACCCGGTGGTGCTGGCCGCCGGTGACGGGATCCACCCGGGTGCGCTGGCCGGTACCAGGATTCTCTACCTGCGTGATCCGGACGGCATCCAGCTGGAGCTGTTCGAGCTGGCCCGCTGACCCCGGCCGGCATCAGCCGCCGACACGCAGGACGTCGCCGAGCCGGCGGGCACCGGCCTCGATCGACGCGCTCGCCCGGATGGAGGCCGTAGGCCTCGTCGTCGAGGAGCCCCGGCGCAGCGACCCGGCGCCGGGGCCTCCGCTAACGGGCCTAAGCCGTACGCAGCTGGTCCCACCACCAGTCGATCGGCACCAGGTGCGGGGCGGCCGCGCGGCCGTCCGCGGGCGTCTCGGCCCACGGCGACGCCGAGCCGGTGCCGTAGCGCGGCACCCGGACGCTCCACTCCAGATTGCCGCGGATCAGGTGGTCGAGCCGGGTCAGGTGCCGTCGCACCGTGGACGAGCCGTCCTCGTCGAGCTGGGCCCGCAGGCCCAGGTAGAGGCACATCACCCGGTCGTGGAGCTCGACCGTGCGGGCCAGCGCCGCCTCCGCCGTGCCGCCGTCCCGGTGCCGGATCACGCCGACGATGTTGGACTCCAGCACGTCGTCGTCGGCCTCCTTGCGGAAGGAGAACAGGTCGTTGCCGATCGTGACGAGCAGGTTCGCGGCCTGGGTGACCGCCCGGACGGTGGGCTCCTCCCGGTCGGCGTCGGTCAGGACGCTGCCCTCGGCCAGCTCGATCAGCGAACCGGTGAGCCGCATCGCCCGGTCCCGCGGCCCCAGGTTCAGGTACTCGGTGAGCGTCGGCATCGTGCCGGCCACCCGGTGCGCGGTCAGGCAGGCCACCGAGAAGAACCACTCCAGGTTGCCGTCGGCCCAGCGCCGGACCACCGCCGCGGGCGCGCCGGCCCGCGCCCGGGCCGACAGGTTCCGGAACGCGGCCGCGAACGGGTCGTCGTCCGCGGGTGCCTCCGGGTGGTCGAGGGCGTGCATCAGCCGCATCATCAGCGGGATCAGCCGGCCGGGCCGGTCGGCGATCGGCCCGGCGTCGAACCGGGTGTCGTCGATCACGAACCCGAGGTGGGTCCAGTCCGAGACGAGCTGGAGGCCGGCCCCGGTGCCGCCGGGGGCGATCCGGCAGGCCCACTCGGCCGGTCGGGTGGCCCGGATCCGCTCGCGCGTCCGGTCGTCGTCGAGGAGCCCGAAGCGCTCCAGCCAGGCGACGCTGCGACGCCCGATCGGCCCCGACTCCGGATGCATCCGCGTCGGCAACGGGCAGTAGAGCGCGGGTACCGGATCACGCGGCACGGACGGGCTCCGGTGTCATCACGAGCCGGTCGGGGTGGATCGTCACCCGCGGCACCGGCTTGGGGGCACGGTCCCCGGTGGGCGTCATCCGCCACTG contains:
- a CDS encoding SRPBCC family protein; this translates as MNDMPTVDETAPVISRHELTTPASAEDVWRVLTDIDSWTTWLPDISHAGLETPGPLAEGSVFRWVAPGRDVVSTVVLARPFERLVWTGQVNGPGGISGVSAWTFTPGGDGLLVSAAESLAGPPAEAAAEQIQPALDEGLARWMRFLLNAAEAK
- a CDS encoding DUF998 domain-containing protein codes for the protein MIGIIGTGSGAVVNRRAAAALAASSAVFFTAEFVAAAAWSDPPYSYTHHFVSNLGVHGPATVFGQFMYSPLAWVMNTGFVLFGLAALAGVVLLRGLPPRRRRVVVGLGAALGVGGVLVGLYPGSGDDGTTDYHGLGAMLAFVAGNVLSVLLGRSYRYLGVSRRLGRVLVGLGVVGLVSIIAFAVVLGSGAGILIGLAERGILYPFLIGFVLLGRALWFTGPAAR
- a CDS encoding helix-turn-helix domain-containing protein, with product MDHARTGSTTREGRSIFGVALRAWRDRTDPATLGVDRHAARRVTGLRRGELATLAGISAEYVAQLEQGRGATPSAQVCLALARALQLSDTEQAHLLRLAGHVVGPDRVPRLIPASVRRVVDQLDAHPLSVHDATWQLLHWNPLFTAVWGDPSEAPAADRNAMIIQFEGLNPRVRQSAAERDWFERSLVADLRTTAGRYPGDPDVAALIERLDRTARFRELWARPVVAAHESAHKVAVHPEVGEIALDANILPIQDSDLRIVVLTARPGTDARGALDRLLSPPRRPC
- a CDS encoding VOC family protein, with product MFTVTRMNHIGVPVSDLDRSVRWYEDVLGIAANGVTISADNAALGAVLEVENPAMRAAFSLAGDNVLLELIQYDRPTPKPFTGRNCDVGMMHLCFEVDDLDAAVRDLKERGVHLNADPVVLAAGDGIHPGALAGTRILYLRDPDGIQLELFELAR
- a CDS encoding terpene synthase family protein, producing MPRDPVPALYCPLPTRMHPESGPIGRRSVAWLERFGLLDDDRTRERIRATRPAEWACRIAPGGTGAGLQLVSDWTHLGFVIDDTRFDAGPIADRPGRLIPLMMRLMHALDHPEAPADDDPFAAAFRNLSARARAGAPAAVVRRWADGNLEWFFSVACLTAHRVAGTMPTLTEYLNLGPRDRAMRLTGSLIELAEGSVLTDADREEPTVRAVTQAANLLVTIGNDLFSFRKEADDDVLESNIVGVIRHRDGGTAEAALARTVELHDRVMCLYLGLRAQLDEDGSSTVRRHLTRLDHLIRGNLEWSVRVPRYGTGSASPWAETPADGRAAAPHLVPIDWWWDQLRTA